DNA from Gemmatimonas sp.:
CGCAGCCCCACGCCGTAGCGCACGGCACCCTGCGGATCGGCATCCACGAGCAGCGTCTTGAGGCCGCGACGGGCAAAGGCCACGGCCAGGTTCACTGCCGTGGTCGTCTTCCCCACGCCCCCCTTCTGACTCACGATGGACAGAACGCGACCCACCATCAGCCCTCGGTGCGCGGATCGTGTGCGTCGTCGCCGTCGTCGAACGCGTCGGCGGCCGGCTCCTGCCCGCTCAACTCGGCCAGCGTGCGCTCGGCGTGCGCGCGGAACTTCGCCGCCGCCGGATCGTCGGCCCGTGTTGTACGCAGAAACCCCTCGAGATGCATACCGGCGTGTGCCGTGTCGCCCCGCTTGAGCAGCAGGAACGCCAGTCCGTAATGCGCCCCGGCCAGATCCGGATCGATCTGCAGGGCGCGGCGGTACGTGCGAATGGCCTCTTCCGGCTGGCTCGTCTTGGAGAACGCGATGGCGATGTTCTGCAGCACGCGCGGATCATCGGGCCGCTCGCGCAGGGCGAGGCGATACGATGTCAGCGCGTTGGCGTAATCACCGCGCGACTCGAGATCGAGCGCTTCAGCCAGGAAGTCCGGCTGCTTCGAATCACGTTCGGACGAGCCGCCCACGAGGCGGCGCCACCAAGTCATGCGCGCGCTGGGAATCGTGAGGGGAAAGGAATGCTGCGACTGACTCGCAGGAACACCGGCGGCGGCCCGCAAGCCGCTGTCGCAAACCTATCGGTACGACCGCCCCCCTACAAGACGCCGTGCGTCACCCACGCGCCCGTCGGGGATTGTTCGCATGGCGCGTCGTCCCCGAGAGCACTACACTCCGCAAGACC
Protein-coding regions in this window:
- a CDS encoding tetratricopeptide repeat protein — protein: MTWWRRLVGGSSERDSKQPDFLAEALDLESRGDYANALTSYRLALRERPDDPRVLQNIAIAFSKTSQPEEAIRTYRRALQIDPDLAGAHYGLAFLLLKRGDTAHAGMHLEGFLRTTRADDPAAAKFRAHAERTLAELSGQEPAADAFDDGDDAHDPRTEG